A window of Amycolatopsis australiensis contains these coding sequences:
- a CDS encoding LLM class F420-dependent oxidoreductase, protein MRIGYTLMTEQAGPNDLVRFAAGAEQAGFDFEVMSDHYSPWLDEQGHAPYAWSVLGAVTQATERVELMTYVTCPTMRYHPAVVAQKAATVQALSGGRFTLGLGAGENLNEHVVGRGWPPANVRHDMLAEAVQIIGGLFDGGYFDYEGKHFRVDSAKLWDLPEKRTPIGVAVSGSQSIKRFAPVADAMIAVEPKRELSQEWDATKLGPPTRKIGQMPVSWGTDRDAAVQRAHEQFRWFAGGWKVNAELPGPSGFAGATQFVREDDVAGSIPCGPDLEPIVEGVREFEKAGFTDVALVQIGGDQQNGFLDFAEKELLPALRG, encoded by the coding sequence ATGCGGATCGGCTACACCCTGATGACCGAGCAGGCGGGGCCGAACGACCTGGTCCGGTTCGCCGCCGGGGCCGAGCAGGCCGGCTTCGACTTCGAGGTGATGAGCGACCACTACTCGCCGTGGCTGGACGAGCAGGGCCACGCGCCCTACGCCTGGAGTGTGCTGGGCGCGGTGACCCAGGCGACCGAGCGCGTTGAGCTGATGACCTACGTCACCTGCCCGACCATGCGCTACCACCCGGCGGTGGTCGCGCAGAAGGCGGCGACCGTGCAGGCGCTCTCGGGTGGCCGGTTCACCCTCGGCCTCGGCGCGGGCGAGAACCTCAACGAGCACGTCGTGGGCCGCGGCTGGCCACCGGCGAACGTCCGGCACGACATGCTCGCCGAGGCCGTGCAGATCATCGGCGGCCTGTTCGACGGCGGGTACTTCGACTACGAGGGCAAGCACTTCCGCGTCGACTCGGCGAAGCTGTGGGACCTGCCGGAGAAGCGGACGCCGATCGGGGTCGCGGTGTCCGGTTCGCAGTCGATCAAGCGGTTCGCCCCGGTGGCCGACGCGATGATCGCCGTCGAGCCCAAGAGGGAGCTGTCGCAGGAGTGGGACGCGACGAAGCTCGGCCCGCCGACCCGCAAGATCGGCCAGATGCCCGTGTCGTGGGGGACCGACCGCGACGCGGCGGTGCAGCGCGCGCACGAGCAGTTCCGGTGGTTCGCCGGCGGCTGGAAGGTCAACGCCGAGCTGCCGGGTCCGTCCGGTTTCGCCGGGGCCACGCAGTTCGTCCGCGAAGACGACGTCGCGGGCTCGATCCCGTGCGGCCCGGACCTCGAGCCGATCGTCGAAGGCGTGCGCGAGTTCGAGAAAGCCGGCTTCACCGACGTCGCCCTGGTGCAGATCGGCGGCGACCAGCAGAACGGCTTCCTCGACTTCGCCGAGAAGGAGCTGCTCCCCGCCCTGCGCGGGTAG
- a CDS encoding plasmid stabilization protein has protein sequence MPQSWSDKRERQYEHIKDSAEDRGASTKRAKEIAARTVNKNRAQSGESRQASRTSVKDKSPQQRGGERSGNRKGPGGPTKAQLYNEAKKRNIDGRSTMTKKELERALGR, from the coding sequence ATGCCTCAGTCGTGGAGCGACAAGCGCGAGCGGCAGTACGAGCACATCAAAGACTCGGCCGAGGACCGCGGCGCGAGCACGAAACGGGCCAAGGAGATCGCCGCGCGCACGGTAAACAAGAACCGGGCGCAGTCCGGCGAGTCCCGGCAGGCCAGCCGGACGTCGGTCAAGGACAAGTCCCCGCAGCAGCGCGGCGGCGAGCGGTCCGGCAACCGCAAGGGCCCCGGCGGGCCGACGAAGGCCCAGCTCTACAACGAGGCGAAGAAGCGGAACATCGACGGCCGCTCGACGATGACCAAGAAAGAACTCGAACGGGCGCTGGGCCGGTGA
- the ctaD gene encoding cytochrome c oxidase subunit I, with the protein MTDVKPAPSLRAVPLAVARRGPKGSVLLRLMRTTDPKQIGILYLVSSFGFFMAGGAMALLMRGELARPGLQFLSPEQYNQLFTMHGTVMLLLYATPNLFGFANYILPLQIGAPDVAFPRLNAFSYWLYLFGGLIVLSSFLTPGGAPDFGWTAYTPLSNTIHSPGIGGDLWIMGLIVSGLGTILGAVNMVTTIVCLRAPGMTMWRMPLFTWNILFTAILILLAFPILTAALFGLAADRHLGAHVFDPENGGAIMFQHLFWFFGHPEVYIVALPYFGIVTEIIPVFSRKPLYGYRLMVFATIGITGLSATVWAHHMFATGSVLLPFFSIMTFFIAVPTGIKFFNWIGTMWKGHLSFETPMLWSVGFMVTFLFGGLTGVILASPPLDFHVHDSYFVVAHFHYVLFGTIVFATFAGIYFWFPKMTGRMLDERLGRWHFWTTFIGFHTTFLVQHWLGDMGMPRRYADYLSTDGFTTLNTISTIGAFILGASTLPFIWNVVKSYRYGEQVLVDDPWGYGNSLEWATTCPPPRHNFLDLPRIRSERPAFELHHPEAVERMKEERYIRSKRAQAKAADKGTEPPQSREGHAGTAGSSR; encoded by the coding sequence ATGACCGACGTGAAGCCGGCACCGAGCCTGCGGGCGGTGCCACTGGCAGTCGCGCGGCGCGGGCCGAAAGGCAGCGTGCTGCTCCGGCTCATGCGCACCACCGACCCGAAGCAGATCGGGATCCTGTACCTGGTCTCCTCGTTCGGGTTCTTCATGGCGGGCGGCGCGATGGCGCTGCTGATGCGCGGCGAGCTGGCCCGGCCCGGCCTGCAGTTCCTGTCGCCGGAGCAGTACAACCAGTTGTTCACCATGCACGGCACGGTGATGCTGCTGCTGTACGCGACGCCGAACCTGTTCGGGTTCGCCAACTACATCCTGCCGCTGCAGATCGGCGCGCCGGACGTCGCGTTCCCGCGGCTCAACGCGTTCTCCTACTGGCTGTACCTGTTCGGCGGGCTGATCGTGCTCAGCTCGTTCCTGACCCCCGGCGGCGCGCCGGACTTCGGCTGGACGGCCTACACGCCGCTGTCCAACACCATCCACTCGCCGGGCATCGGCGGCGACCTGTGGATCATGGGCCTGATCGTGTCCGGGCTCGGCACCATCCTCGGCGCCGTCAACATGGTCACCACGATCGTGTGCCTGCGCGCGCCCGGGATGACGATGTGGCGGATGCCGCTGTTCACCTGGAACATCCTGTTCACCGCGATCCTGATCCTGCTGGCGTTCCCGATCCTCACCGCGGCGCTGTTCGGCCTGGCCGCCGACCGCCACCTGGGTGCGCACGTGTTCGACCCCGAGAACGGCGGGGCGATCATGTTCCAGCACCTGTTCTGGTTCTTCGGCCACCCCGAGGTCTACATCGTGGCGCTGCCCTACTTCGGGATCGTCACGGAGATCATCCCGGTGTTCAGCCGCAAACCGCTCTACGGCTACCGGCTGATGGTGTTCGCCACGATCGGGATCACCGGCCTGTCGGCGACGGTGTGGGCGCACCACATGTTCGCGACGGGTTCGGTGCTGCTGCCGTTCTTCTCGATCATGACGTTCTTCATCGCGGTGCCGACCGGGATCAAGTTCTTCAACTGGATCGGCACGATGTGGAAGGGGCACCTGAGCTTCGAGACGCCGATGCTGTGGTCGGTCGGGTTCATGGTGACGTTCCTGTTCGGCGGGCTGACGGGGGTCATCCTGGCGTCGCCGCCGCTGGACTTCCACGTGCACGACAGCTACTTCGTGGTGGCGCACTTCCACTACGTGCTGTTCGGCACGATCGTGTTCGCGACGTTCGCGGGCATCTACTTCTGGTTCCCGAAGATGACCGGCCGGATGCTCGACGAGCGGCTCGGCCGGTGGCACTTCTGGACGACGTTCATCGGCTTCCACACGACGTTCCTGGTCCAGCACTGGCTGGGTGACATGGGCATGCCGCGCCGGTACGCGGACTACCTGTCGACGGACGGCTTCACGACGCTGAACACGATCTCGACGATCGGCGCGTTCATCCTGGGCGCGTCGACGCTGCCGTTCATCTGGAACGTCGTGAAGAGCTACCGCTACGGCGAGCAGGTCCTGGTCGACGACCCGTGGGGCTACGGCAACTCCCTCGAGTGGGCGACGACGTGCCCGCCGCCCCGGCACAACTTCCTGGACCTGCCGCGGATCCGCTCCGAGCGGCCGGCGTTCGAGCTGCACCACCCGGAGGCGGTGGAGCGGATGAAGGAGGAGCGGTACATCCGGTCGAAGCGCGCCCAGGCCAAGGCGGCGGACAAGGGGACCGAACCACCCCAGTCGCGTGAGGGCCACGCGGGAACGGCGGGTTCCTCGCGCTGA
- a CDS encoding STAS domain-containing protein, which translates to MKISRQPHPALRLRTAWPAPHAVLITARGDLDTATAADLATLLSDRLWAAPERLVVDLSEVDFLGVAGVRVLLHAALQAEQKGTALLVVTGRSPFVRRALRVTGADQRVTVADRRPEPATA; encoded by the coding sequence ATGAAGATCTCCCGGCAACCACACCCGGCACTGCGGCTGCGCACTGCGTGGCCCGCCCCGCACGCGGTGCTGATCACGGCCCGCGGCGACCTCGACACGGCAACGGCGGCGGACCTGGCGACCCTGCTGTCGGACCGCCTCTGGGCGGCACCGGAGCGGCTGGTGGTGGATCTGTCCGAAGTGGACTTCCTGGGCGTGGCGGGGGTGCGGGTGCTGCTGCACGCGGCACTGCAGGCGGAGCAGAAGGGAACGGCGCTGCTGGTGGTGACCGGCCGGAGCCCGTTCGTCCGCCGGGCCCTGCGGGTCACCGGCGCGGACCAGCGCGTGACGGTCGCCGACCGGCGCCCCGAACCCGCGACCGCCTGA
- a CDS encoding SigB/SigF/SigG family RNA polymerase sigma factor, translating into MSSERKTLLHRPDEYAHCEPLFEELGTLGPDDPRREVVRSKLVTELLPLAEHIATRFSGRGEPREDLVQVARIGLINAVDRFDPARGHDFLSFAVPTIMGEVRRHFRDTGWSVRVPRRLKELHLSLSQGSAVLSQRLGRAPTPTELAEHLNLDVDEVREGLLAGNAYQALSVDKPVHDDAEALSLADTMGEPDHEMAMVENHEALQPLLQELPKRERAILVMRFFGGLTQTQIADRVGISQMHVSRLLSQTLEQLRGKLTGEG; encoded by the coding sequence GTGAGCAGCGAGCGCAAAACCCTCCTCCACCGCCCGGACGAATACGCCCACTGCGAGCCGCTGTTCGAGGAGCTGGGGACGCTCGGACCGGACGACCCCCGCCGCGAAGTCGTCCGGAGCAAGCTGGTGACCGAGCTCCTGCCGCTCGCCGAGCACATCGCGACCCGGTTCTCCGGCCGCGGCGAACCCCGGGAGGACCTGGTCCAGGTGGCCCGGATCGGGCTGATCAACGCCGTGGACCGGTTTGACCCCGCCCGGGGGCACGACTTCCTGTCCTTCGCCGTGCCGACGATCATGGGCGAGGTACGGCGGCACTTCCGGGACACCGGCTGGTCGGTGCGGGTGCCGCGGCGGCTCAAGGAGCTGCACCTGTCCCTGAGCCAGGGCTCGGCGGTGCTCTCGCAGCGCCTGGGGCGGGCACCGACGCCGACCGAGTTGGCCGAGCACCTGAACCTGGACGTCGACGAAGTCCGCGAAGGGCTCCTGGCCGGCAACGCCTACCAGGCCCTGTCCGTCGACAAGCCGGTGCACGACGACGCCGAGGCGCTGTCGCTGGCGGACACCATGGGGGAACCCGACCACGAGATGGCCATGGTCGAAAACCACGAGGCCCTCCAGCCGCTGCTGCAGGAGCTGCCCAAGCGGGAGCGCGCGATCCTGGTGATGCGGTTCTTCGGCGGGCTCACCCAGACCCAGATCGCCGACCGCGTCGGCATCTCCCAGATGCACGTCTCGCGCCTGCTGTCGCAGACCCTGGAACAGCTGCGCGGCAAGCTCACCGGCGAGGGCTAG
- a CDS encoding CYTH and CHAD domain-containing protein: MAAPSSVTERERKYEVAAGSGVPRLVGVAGVATQDDPVEEILDASYYDTETFRLARGGITLRRRVGGHDAGWHLKLPVSADERQEIRLPLGGDPHKVPGRLRRLVRAYTLGEKLVPIAHLRTDRFAHRLADAGGRTVATLTDDHLTGEAGGETARLDEWRELELELDPATEPGRLGEFDRALAEAGATASPWPSKLRRLIGDRVPSPPRARRKPTAGDVVLASLREHYGDLRRADVGVRLDAADSVHRMRVATRKLRSSLRTFGSIVDKDATAPLAAELKWLGRQLSPARDVEVGERRLREQLGDVPSELVFGPLRQYLTRQFAREAEEGRARVMAALTGKRYLNLLRALDTVVEEPPLTARAGKPAKSALRKPLRKAAKRLRHAEGATEGLEDRELEKALHEVRKKAKRARYAADTVKPVYGKKLRKWRKNVKAVQQTLGEHQDTVVGRDVLHHLTIAGHGEGQNTFTFGMLYAGDAARAERLRETFARRWRRLEKGGRPGWLR, translated from the coding sequence ATGGCAGCGCCCTCGTCGGTGACCGAACGCGAGCGCAAGTACGAAGTCGCCGCGGGCAGCGGAGTGCCGCGGCTCGTCGGCGTCGCGGGCGTCGCGACCCAGGACGACCCGGTCGAGGAGATCCTCGACGCGTCCTACTACGACACCGAAACGTTCCGGCTCGCCCGCGGCGGCATCACGCTGCGGCGCCGCGTCGGCGGCCACGACGCCGGCTGGCACCTCAAGCTGCCGGTCTCGGCTGACGAACGGCAGGAGATCCGGCTGCCGCTGGGCGGCGACCCCCACAAGGTCCCCGGACGGCTGCGCCGCCTGGTGCGCGCGTACACGCTGGGGGAGAAGCTGGTGCCGATCGCGCACCTGCGCACCGACCGGTTCGCCCACCGGCTCGCCGACGCCGGCGGCCGGACGGTCGCGACGCTGACCGACGACCACCTGACCGGGGAGGCGGGCGGGGAGACCGCGCGGCTCGACGAGTGGCGCGAACTCGAGCTGGAGCTGGACCCGGCCACCGAACCCGGGCGGCTCGGCGAGTTCGACCGGGCGCTGGCCGAAGCCGGCGCGACGGCCTCGCCGTGGCCGTCGAAGCTGCGCCGGCTGATCGGCGACCGCGTGCCGTCGCCGCCGCGCGCCCGCAGGAAGCCGACCGCGGGCGACGTCGTGCTGGCGTCGCTGCGCGAGCACTACGGCGACCTGCGCCGCGCGGACGTCGGGGTCCGGCTGGACGCCGCGGACTCCGTGCACCGGATGCGCGTGGCGACGCGGAAGCTGCGCAGCTCGCTGCGCACGTTCGGGTCCATTGTGGACAAAGACGCGACCGCGCCGCTCGCGGCCGAGCTGAAGTGGCTCGGGCGGCAGCTGTCGCCGGCCCGGGACGTCGAAGTCGGCGAGCGACGGCTGCGCGAGCAGCTCGGCGACGTCCCGTCGGAGCTGGTGTTCGGGCCGCTGCGCCAGTACCTGACCCGCCAGTTCGCCCGTGAGGCCGAAGAAGGCCGGGCCCGCGTCATGGCGGCGCTGACCGGCAAGCGGTACCTGAACCTGCTGCGGGCGCTGGACACCGTGGTCGAGGAACCGCCGCTGACGGCCAGGGCGGGCAAGCCGGCGAAGTCTGCGTTGCGCAAGCCGCTGCGCAAGGCCGCCAAGAGGCTGCGTCACGCCGAAGGGGCGACGGAAGGACTGGAGGACCGCGAACTCGAGAAGGCGTTGCACGAGGTCCGCAAGAAGGCGAAGCGTGCCCGCTACGCCGCCGACACCGTGAAGCCCGTCTACGGCAAGAAGCTGCGGAAGTGGCGCAAGAACGTCAAGGCCGTGCAGCAGACGCTGGGCGAGCACCAGGACACCGTGGTCGGCCGGGACGTCCTGCACCACCTGACCATCGCCGGGCACGGGGAAGGCCAGAACACGTTCACGTTCGGGATGCTCTACGCCGGCGACGCCGCCCGGGCCGAGCGGCTGCGCGAGACGTTCGCACGGCGGTGGCGGCGGCTGGAGAAGGGCGGCCGCCCCGGCTGGCTCCGCTGA
- a CDS encoding Ku protein, whose translation MARPVWSGALSLGLVTVPVELYPAVADHTIHFHQFERGTSDRIRNRRVNERTGDEVSQDEIVKGYDLGGGDHVLVEPDELEEIAPERSRRIDIEQFVELDEIDPWFFDKTYWLKPAKEDFAKAYGLLLQAMDRSEKAGIAKFVLRGKEYLAAIRAGEGVMVLNTLHFAADLRKPKDVMGGLPSLPKPRPKELDMALALVDEMTAPWQPEDYRDEYSERVEELIKAKEQGKEIAHEEEPEPSADVVDLFEALSRSVKNRKSGGKERAAAPKKPKQRKKPDLAELSKSDLDKLAREQGVKGRSKMTRAELEKALKAS comes from the coding sequence ATGGCCAGACCGGTGTGGAGCGGCGCGCTGAGCCTGGGGTTGGTCACCGTGCCGGTGGAGCTGTACCCCGCGGTGGCGGACCACACGATCCACTTCCACCAGTTCGAACGCGGGACGTCGGACCGGATCCGCAACCGCCGGGTCAACGAGCGGACCGGCGACGAGGTGAGCCAGGACGAGATCGTCAAGGGCTACGACCTCGGCGGCGGCGACCACGTGCTCGTCGAGCCGGACGAGCTGGAGGAGATCGCGCCCGAGCGCTCGCGGCGGATCGACATCGAGCAGTTCGTCGAGCTCGACGAGATCGACCCGTGGTTCTTCGACAAGACGTACTGGCTCAAGCCGGCGAAGGAGGACTTCGCCAAGGCGTACGGCCTGCTGCTGCAGGCGATGGACCGCAGCGAGAAGGCCGGCATCGCGAAGTTCGTGCTGCGCGGCAAGGAGTACCTCGCGGCGATCCGCGCCGGCGAAGGCGTCATGGTGCTCAACACCCTGCACTTCGCCGCGGACCTGCGGAAGCCGAAGGACGTCATGGGCGGCCTGCCGAGCCTGCCGAAGCCGCGGCCGAAGGAGCTCGACATGGCCCTCGCGCTCGTCGACGAGATGACCGCGCCGTGGCAGCCCGAGGACTACCGCGACGAATACTCCGAGCGCGTCGAAGAGCTGATCAAGGCCAAGGAGCAGGGCAAGGAGATCGCGCACGAGGAGGAACCGGAGCCCTCGGCCGACGTCGTCGACCTCTTCGAGGCGCTCTCGCGCAGCGTGAAGAACCGCAAGAGCGGCGGCAAGGAACGCGCGGCCGCGCCGAAGAAGCCGAAGCAGCGGAAGAAGCCCGACCTCGCCGAGCTGTCCAAGTCCGATCTGGACAAGCTCGCCCGCGAGCAGGGCGTCAAGGGGCGGTCGAAGATGACGCGCGCCGAGCTGGAGAAGGCGCTGAAGGCGTCGTGA
- a CDS encoding hemerythrin domain-containing protein, translating to MNGSQPATDLTTVLAGDHRELDRLCTELELGQGSPENRRDLADHLIAVLVRHAVAEERFLDGDGDLAEAEDLMRRLEGTGPQEPRFERVLGGLIRAVRRHVRDEGARAVREVRASCPPERRAELGREVLEVRHSAATLPHPDLADRMPQADQLWPGPGFVDRARAALRRAAGSPG from the coding sequence ATGAACGGCAGCCAGCCCGCAACCGACCTGACCACCGTGCTCGCCGGCGACCACCGCGAGCTGGACCGGCTGTGCACCGAGCTGGAGCTCGGCCAGGGCAGCCCCGAGAACCGGCGGGATCTGGCCGACCACCTGATCGCGGTGCTGGTCCGCCACGCCGTCGCGGAAGAGCGGTTCCTCGACGGCGACGGCGACCTGGCGGAAGCCGAGGACCTGATGCGGCGGCTGGAGGGCACCGGGCCGCAGGAGCCCCGGTTCGAGCGGGTGCTGGGCGGGCTGATCCGGGCGGTGCGCCGGCACGTCCGCGACGAAGGCGCGCGGGCGGTACGCGAGGTCCGCGCGAGCTGCCCGCCCGAGCGGCGCGCCGAGCTGGGCCGGGAGGTCCTGGAGGTCCGGCACAGCGCGGCGACGCTGCCGCATCCGGACCTGGCCGACCGGATGCCGCAGGCGGACCAGCTGTGGCCGGGACCGGGCTTCGTCGACCGCGCCCGGGCGGCGCTGCGCCGGGCGGCCGGCTCTCCCGGCTGA
- a CDS encoding anti-sigma factor, producing MEETRSGSSHGRRPTLDELLEEPVELRLPAMAEQIPLVRMLTHGVVSRADFGLDAIADAKMAVDEACAQLVQLAELGSQLHCRFLQAADGLHVVVSVRSSDPRPPSDRTFGWHVLTTLSRSVTAHCDVLPGGGAGIVTIELVLNPGTSA from the coding sequence ATGGAAGAAACACGAAGCGGCAGCTCGCACGGCCGGAGGCCGACGCTGGACGAGCTGCTCGAGGAGCCGGTGGAGCTGCGCCTGCCGGCCATGGCCGAGCAGATTCCCCTGGTCCGGATGCTCACGCACGGCGTGGTCTCGCGCGCGGACTTCGGCCTCGACGCCATCGCCGACGCGAAAATGGCCGTCGACGAGGCGTGCGCTCAGCTGGTCCAGCTGGCCGAGCTCGGCAGCCAGCTGCACTGCCGGTTCCTGCAGGCCGCCGACGGCCTGCACGTCGTCGTCTCGGTCCGCTCGAGCGACCCGCGGCCACCGAGCGACCGCACCTTCGGCTGGCACGTCCTCACCACGCTGAGCCGGTCGGTGACCGCGCACTGCGACGTCCTTCCCGGTGGAGGCGCGGGCATCGTCACGATCGAGCTGGTGCTGAACCCGGGAACGAGCGCGTGA
- a CDS encoding GAF and ANTAR domain-containing protein, translated as MTGGHEELTARLDEVTVAMESLTAMLDTELDLGQMLQAVCDHAVQVVPGADMASITLVRDGVPETVASTDERAVNFDREQYRIGDGPCLRAAETGQPVRVGIGAVGDLWPQFVSSAEQLGVASFLAAPLTVDDDMSGAVNLFGFGEHGFSELGTKILELYTATVVFGLRSARRYFAARELVDQLNRALETRAVIDQAKGILMAAHRITAEDAFQRLVKRSQDGNRKLHEVAAEFVAAVATTT; from the coding sequence ATGACGGGCGGGCACGAGGAGCTCACCGCGCGGCTCGACGAAGTCACGGTCGCCATGGAGTCGCTGACCGCGATGCTGGACACCGAGCTCGACCTCGGCCAGATGCTGCAGGCGGTGTGCGACCACGCGGTCCAGGTCGTGCCGGGTGCCGACATGGCGAGCATCACCCTGGTGCGCGACGGCGTGCCGGAGACGGTCGCCAGCACCGACGAGCGGGCGGTCAACTTCGACCGCGAGCAGTACCGGATCGGCGACGGCCCGTGCCTGCGCGCCGCCGAGACGGGGCAGCCGGTCCGGGTGGGCATCGGGGCGGTCGGGGACCTGTGGCCGCAGTTCGTCTCGTCGGCCGAGCAGCTGGGCGTCGCGAGCTTCCTCGCCGCGCCGCTGACCGTGGACGACGACATGTCCGGCGCGGTCAACCTGTTCGGCTTCGGCGAGCACGGCTTCAGCGAACTGGGCACGAAGATCCTCGAGCTGTACACGGCGACGGTCGTGTTCGGCCTCCGCAGCGCGCGCCGCTACTTCGCCGCGCGTGAGCTGGTCGACCAGCTGAACCGCGCCCTCGAGACCCGCGCGGTGATCGACCAGGCCAAGGGGATCCTGATGGCCGCGCACCGGATCACCGCGGAGGACGCCTTCCAGCGGCTGGTGAAGCGTTCCCAGGACGGCAACCGCAAGCTGCACGAAGTGGCCGCGGAGTTCGTGGCCGCGGTCGCGACGACCACCTGA
- a CDS encoding aldo/keto reductase, whose product MTTTAAHVPTVELNNGVRIPQFGFGVFQIPPEETARAVRTALEAGYRHIDTAQMYRNEAGVAAGIAESGLARDEVFVTTKLANDAHGYDNAITALEGSLRRLGFDHVDLYLIHWPLPHKDNYVRTWRGFEDILRAGKARAIGVSNFQPAHLDRLAEETGMVPAVNQIELHPALQQPPLRAYHQAHGIATEAWSPLAQGEVLDDPVLADLAEKHDRTPAQVVLRWHVQLGNIVFPKSSSPERIRQNIDVFGFQLDDEDMTAIGKLDAGRRTGPDPDTFTG is encoded by the coding sequence GAGCTGAACAACGGCGTGCGCATCCCGCAGTTCGGGTTCGGCGTGTTCCAGATCCCGCCGGAGGAGACCGCGCGGGCGGTGCGGACCGCGCTGGAAGCCGGCTACCGCCACATCGACACCGCGCAGATGTACCGGAACGAGGCGGGTGTCGCGGCGGGCATCGCGGAGTCCGGCCTGGCGCGCGACGAGGTGTTCGTCACGACGAAGCTGGCGAACGACGCGCACGGCTACGACAACGCCATCACCGCACTCGAGGGCAGCCTGCGGCGGCTCGGGTTCGACCACGTCGACCTGTACCTGATCCACTGGCCGTTGCCGCACAAGGACAACTACGTCCGGACGTGGCGCGGTTTCGAAGACATCCTGCGCGCCGGCAAGGCCCGCGCGATCGGCGTGTCGAACTTCCAGCCCGCGCACCTCGACCGGCTCGCCGAAGAGACCGGCATGGTGCCCGCGGTGAACCAGATCGAGCTGCACCCGGCCCTGCAGCAGCCGCCATTGCGCGCCTACCACCAGGCACACGGCATCGCCACCGAAGCGTGGAGCCCGTTGGCGCAGGGGGAAGTCCTCGACGACCCGGTGCTCGCGGACCTGGCGGAGAAGCACGACCGGACACCCGCGCAGGTCGTGCTGCGCTGGCACGTCCAGCTGGGGAACATCGTGTTCCCGAAGTCGTCGTCGCCGGAGCGGATCCGGCAGAACATCGACGTGTTCGGCTTCCAGCTCGACGACGAGGACATGACGGCGATCGGCAAGCTCGACGCCGGCAGGCGCACCGGGCCGGACCCGGACACTTTCACGGGGTGA
- a CDS encoding GAF and ANTAR domain-containing protein has product MSIGEDEWARERARFGQDGHGQAGLLAGQFADLTRTLLEATPTVGGVLRLVVGAAKAIIPGADLVSVTLREPGGTYRTPVETDAIAVRLDQLQYDHGEGPCVESARPDGPAIGWSQDLAHEPRWPKFGPGAAALGYHSVLATALIPDTDRTSGALNVYSSRPDAFDNRAVDLALLLATHASLALAHTQAVEAAELEAAHLRRAIESRDVIGQAKGILMQRRGITADEAFDVLRRASQDLNVKLADVAKALTDQPADR; this is encoded by the coding sequence ATGAGCATCGGCGAAGACGAGTGGGCCCGGGAACGGGCCCGGTTCGGCCAGGACGGCCACGGGCAGGCCGGCCTGCTCGCGGGGCAGTTCGCCGATCTCACGCGGACCCTGCTCGAGGCGACGCCGACCGTCGGCGGGGTGCTGCGGCTCGTCGTCGGTGCCGCCAAGGCGATCATCCCCGGTGCCGACCTCGTCAGCGTCACGCTCCGGGAACCCGGCGGCACCTACCGCACTCCCGTCGAGACCGACGCGATCGCGGTCCGGCTCGACCAGCTGCAGTACGACCACGGCGAAGGCCCGTGCGTGGAGTCGGCGCGGCCCGACGGCCCGGCCATCGGCTGGTCGCAGGACCTCGCCCACGAACCCCGCTGGCCGAAGTTCGGCCCGGGCGCGGCGGCGCTGGGCTACCACTCGGTGCTGGCCACCGCCCTGATCCCGGACACCGACCGGACCTCCGGCGCGCTCAACGTTTACTCGAGCCGGCCCGACGCGTTCGACAACCGGGCGGTGGACCTCGCCCTCCTGCTCGCGACGCACGCGTCACTCGCACTGGCCCACACCCAGGCCGTCGAGGCGGCCGAGCTGGAGGCGGCGCACCTGCGCCGTGCGATCGAGAGCCGGGACGTCATCGGCCAGGCGAAAGGCATTCTCATGCAGCGCCGCGGCATCACCGCCGACGAAGCGTTCGACGTGCTGCGCCGCGCGTCCCAGGACCTCAACGTCAAGCTGGCCGATGTCGCCAAGGCGCTCACCGACCAGCCCGCCGACCGCTGA